aaccctttaatcaaggcatgcacatgtaaaagatgacaatcaatcatttttaatattttcaaagttcaaccctttaatcaaggcatgcacatgtaaaagatgacaatcaatcatctttcaaaattttcaaatttaattttcaaaaatattcatgcacatttggaaaatgtattttaatgctttatgataaaatattaattttgagcattaatcctaattttgaattttgaagagatttacaacattactctataactttaatgtgaacttgttcccttcttgctcatgcttgtttccttgatgtgcttgactccattgtgtagacaacttgagtttgagacttttttattctttgaattcatttgttatcatcaaaattcatgtgtagatatataattacacaaaacttgaaaccttgggttcaacaatatttaatgaaaagagttgtttcgatttttcctcttgaaaaacctttttcaatcaagaaaccactaagtctctcgtacaaaattctaggagcttgtttgagtccatatagtgcttttgtgagtttgaaaacatgatttggggaaatatgattttcaaaacctggaggttgctcaacatatacctcttcatttataaaaccatttaagaaagtacttttaacatccatttgaaaaagtttgaaatctttataacaagcagatgtaagtagcattcgaataacttctaatcttgcgactggtgtatatgtctcatcataatcaattctttcttcttgattaaaaccttgggctacaagttgagccttatttctagtaatgattccggactcatctctcttgtttctaaaaatccattttgttccaataatggtataatttgggtctaggaataagtatccaaatatcatttctttcaaattgattcaactcttcttgcatagctagaatctaagattcatcaagaagtgtttcatcaatatttttgggttcaatatgagatagaaaagcagtatgattgcaaatatttctaagagatgatcgaatacttacacctcgtgaaggttctcccaaaatttgttccactggataatctttaacaaattttcactgtttggttatatcttgtattaaattttgatgatatttcctgatggctccatgttgaacttcctctattgtgttctctttgttgagattaagactttccgtattatttatacctcctgtttctttatcaatagatttcttggagagtggagaattagattcatcaaatattacatgcatagattcttgtacagtcaaagtctttttattgaatactctataagctttactattagtagaataatcgagaaagataccttcatcagattttgcatcaaacttgcctaaattatccctgtcgttcaaaataaaacatttgcatccaaatacatgaaagtaaccaatgttgggctttttctcatttcaaagctcatagggggttttatctaacttagaccttagcataactcaatttataacataacatgcagtacttaccgcttcggcccaaaaataactaggcaagttgttctcattgagcattgttcttgccatctcttgaagagatctatttttcctctttactaccccattttgctgaggagttcgaggagcagaaaaattatgcacaaaaccattttcatcacaaaatgtttcaatatttttattaacaaactcttttcccctatcacttcggatacttgaaatagtatagccattttcattttgaattctcttgcataacttggtaaaggcagtatgtgcctcatctttatgagcaagaaagatgacccaagtatatctaaagaaatcatcaacaataacaaatgcataatattttcctcctaaacttgcaactctatttggtccaaaaagattcatgtgtatcagttgcaatggtctaatagtggaaatatgtttcttggttttaaaagaagtttttgtttatttaccaaattggcatgcatcacaaattttataatttttaagaaaatatgtttttggtaaacctctcacaagatcattttttgaaagtttggaaataagttccatgttggcatgacctaatcttctatgccatagccaactagtttcattttgaactgaaaagcaaatagaatcttgtgaggtaatttctttaaaatcgattgtataaacattattgcttctaaaagcaataaaacaaatattacaataatgatcattcaaaataatgcacttatccattttgaaagtaactgtaaatcctttatcatataattaacttatgctcaaaagattatgttttagacattcaacaagtagaacatcttcaattatgagagaagattcattaccaattttacttattctcacgatcttccctttcgagttctctccaaatgtcacatgtccttcttctttagatctaagatcaaagaacttagtcttgtctcccgtcatgtgtcttgaacatccactatatAAAAActacttgtttttgcttgtggatgacttcatgcatacctataaaaacaattaaaatgatttttcttggtacccaagttctttggatcctttatttattagtattagaagaaacaagatttttaggtacccatatagccctaatagtcattgtatgatttcttttaataagacaagtatgataattatgactatttctgttacagaaattgcaaatagcatgagatatatatgaagaacttgattgattataataatatatttttttgaaaaaattatttttatgaaaagaattttgaatattggcctttgatgtagaaggattatcaaagaaatttttataaggtttgcatttttgttttgacatatatcccaaacctgcattgtcaaaaacacatctttgactactaagaagtttttcaaaatttctttttctattcgtaaagttttcaacaatattttctaaatcggttttcttcttattcaattcaagattttcatcttttaaaatgatactttcttttcttaaaatatcaatttcatttgttaaagaagaatttttctttttcaaagcagtatacttaatacccaatttttcaaatgccTCATAaacttcttctaaaatattttgcaattcttcatatgaaagatcttcaatattatcaagatttgttacctcaatgtcatctttagtcataagacaaagatttacagattctccattgcttccttcactatctgaactacttgaattatCATTCCatatagctttcattgctttcttgcccttgtttcgatctttctttagcagatgaCAATATGGCTTGATATGatcaggcttattgcatttataacaaattaaagtgtcatttttacctgaatcttttttggaaaactttttgaaggattttctcggagaagttttatttttctttaagaacctctgaattcttcttgttatcatcgcaatttcttcatctttgtcttcattttcctcattttcatcactttcacttttatgAGGAACTGCTTTAAgtgtcaagctcttctttggcttttcttcttcttctcctcttttcaatgtgtactcatggtgataagtgacccgataagttcattcacttcaagTTTCTTGtggtctctagtttcaagaatcgctgtctcTTTTGATTCTCAGCGTTTTGgaagagagttgagaatttttcttactatttccacattggaataaattttgtcaagagctgtcaagctgtttatgatgttagtaaaacgagtgtgcatactagaaatagattcatcatcattcatcttaaacatttcatattcatgagtaagaatataaatttttgattccttaacttgcgaaattctttcataagtaactttcaaattatcccaaatttcttttgccgtagcgcaagtcattattttattaaactcatttccattgagagtattaaataataaattcatagcaattaaattcaaagtataaagtctatcgtcttcacgatcaaactctttttcttcctttttgacctttactccatcaaccatttttgttagaatataaggtccatttacaatgcatttccaaatttctcgactttgagcctgaaggaatattctcattctaactttccagaatgagtaattatctctacaaaatagtggaggccgactgctagattgaccttcggCCTTCActaaatgaagctgcaatgttagccataagatcttaactcaaaaaatagttaatcttataatagagtttttagttctgataccaattgttgcccagatgactaacacaagagggggggtgaattgagttgtattaaaaaaaataacaattataaatcaaatatacaatataaaatataaacaaaatatgaaatagtaataaatataaagagtaagggtaagagagaagcaaactcaatatgttaacgaggttcggccccatcgcctacgttctcgcctcaagctatcccttgaggattcccaaattcactattcaacctccttcaggtggagatagaaacctattacacctttgaacaacaccgctacaaaggatccgtgtagaacaccctctacacttacaatcaccttacacgttgtgattcaactattccctgtgtagagcactttctacacgcacaagggttatacacacccttttactgatacaagagctgatagtgggtaggttattagaaaacactcctcaatgagtggaataagaacaatacagcacaaactatatctctcaaaatgaacaagaattaaggctcaatacttagagaagagagaatgaaagttttgaatgaatgttgtatgctcttggtgttgtaaatgtgaaactctcaaatgatctatttataggcatataagacttcatattcaaatttaaaaagattcacatgtcaaagacaacatcattcactttttcaaaaaaatcaaataaaatgctcttctttttcaattgtcaaagacaacatcatttatttttcaaaaatttcaaacctaatcttttacttttggcatatgacaaaaggagcacactttacttttcaaatatttcaaacctaatattttactttttgcatatgacaaaaagagcatactttactttttaaatttttcaaacaaaatcatctaccttttgcataagtaaaaaaaaaaacatcaatcacttttaaaaatattcaaataaaacatgcacatgtgaaagatgacaatcacatttttaatattttcaaaattcaaccctttaattaatgcatgcatatgtgaaagatgactatcaatcatctttcaaaattttcaaatttaattttcaaaaaattcatgcacatgtagaaaatgtattttaatgctttatgataaaatattaattttgagccttaatcctaatttcaaatttttaagagatttacaacattaatctataattttaatgtgaacttgttcctttcttgctcatgcttgtttctttgatgtgcttgactccattgtgtagacaacttgagcttgagattcctttattttttgaattcatttgttatcatcaaaatcaatgtgtagatatataattacacaaaacttaaaaccttgggttcaacacctTCGATCACGAGGGATTCTTCCCTACTCTCTCCAGGGGGAAGGCGCCTAGCCTCACTATTTTCTTGTGTTTCCCGTGGCCACTTTTCTCGTGCTCTGTTGGGCCAAGGAGGGGGCACCCGATGTGGTTACCGTTGAATGCCGTAGTCCAAGACCCATTCTAGCTGGGGCCTTGAGTGCTCCCAATCAGGTCAATCTTTGGGGTACAAACCTTTCCATTATGGCGTATTTTAGTACATTTCTCATGGTTTTATTGGATGCTCTTCTAATAAGTTGCTGATTGGCAGCTTATCCCGGTGGTGGATGAACGGGAGGGGTTAGGCCCTGGGGACCATGGGGTCTACCATGCGCTCCTTATGGCTCCCCGCCAGCTTGTGGTCGAGGCGGAGCTTCCTGAGGAGCTAACGAGTTCCGTTGCAGATTTGCAGGAACACCTGTGTAATGCGGTGTCTGACTTGTAGAGGTCTTAGGAGGAGGTCGCCATGTGACATCATGACCTGGTGCGTGAATTGGAGGCACAGGAAACCTTGGAGGGGATGCTTGTTAGTAAGACAGAGGAGCTCGAGGAACTACGAGCTGCGCATATCTCTCTTTCCAGGAGGTGTGATTTCATAGAGTCTTCCCATAGGTGTGCTGAAGATAAGTTCTTGGAGGTTAGCCAGACCCTCTTGGAGTGGATAAAGACCCTCAAGGCCGTGAGGACCAACATGGAGGAATTGAAATTTGTTTCTCGGCAGTAGTAGCAAGAGCTTTCGTGGGACGAGGTGTGGTGCCATGGGTTCTTCTCTGGTAGGGAGGCGCTGAAGATATATTTACTAATGAACCCTGGGTGTGACCTGCTCTCGCTAGATCTTGAGTTCTTGACCCCGGGTTTTGCTACTTTGGAGGCCGGAGCTCAGATCGGGTGGACTTGATTCCCAGTGCATTCTTAACCGAGCTAGAGGCTCTAGCAGTGGCCCCGATGTCTTTGGAGGTGGACCCTGTCGAGTTGGAGGAGGAGCCATGAGCCGGCCGAGGGGCTTTTAGCTTtgttatcttctttttctttatttatagaCACTTGTAAAGCTTTTGTTCTTTGTACCTTGGTGATGGGGCAGCCCTTATATTGGCTGatttatttaatctttttaatgTTCACCGGATGCACGCTCTTGGGTTCGTACCCTATGTTCTTTTCTGTCCCTACTTGCACGTCTCATGCTGCAATAGGTCGAAGGGATGAAATCTGAGAAGGGACTCTTAGAGAAGCATAGACTGAGTTGCTTCTTGAGTGGATTGATGGATGAAATCTTGTTGCCAATAAGAATGCTTAATCCCGTTAGTTTAAATGTTACTTTTGGATTAGCAAAGATATAAGAGGAGTATATTTTGAGGTTTAGGAAAGCCCTTAGATTGACAATGGGGATTAAAGACAACAATTCTCAAATTTAAGTTGAAAATGTGGGAAAGAATGGGCCAAATAAATAACTTTCAAAGAAGAAATGTTTCTTCTTTGCAGACAAATGAGAAGAGGAGGAAGGTATTGTGCTTCCACTATGAAGAGAAGTAGAATCCAGCACATATGTGCAGGAACCCAAAGGTTTACCTTTTGCAAGTAGAGAACAATGAATGGAGTGAAGGGGAAGTGGAGGAAGTGGATAAGATGGTTCTAACATCAGAGGTGGTGAGGatagaagaacaagaagaaaatttagaagTTCAATCCATGCCATCTCGAGTTCTCCTAGCACCATGAGATTGATGGGGGGTTATTGGTGTTCAACCAGTAGtctttttggtttattttggtAGTACACAAAACTTCTTGGATTCCCAATTTGTAAAATTAGCTAAGCTAAAGGTTAATGGAGGGCCTAACTTGCATGTCAAGGTAGTTAATGGAGGGAAATTGTTGAGTAAGGGAAGATGTGAAGAATCCCATGTCAAGATTCGGGGTGATAAATTCTCTGTTTCTTTTCACCTATTGACATTGGGAGGTTGTGATGTGGTTCTTGATGTTCAATGGTTGGGGACACTTAGGCCTATTATTTGGGATTTTATGTAGATGACTATGCAATTTTAGTCAAGGGGAAAGGATGTAATGCTACAAGGCTTGTGTGCTAGGGATACCTCTATGGAGCATGGAAGTCATTTCTTGAGGTCGTCTTCAGTAAGGATGCAAGGATGGTTTTTACAACTGGTTTTTGCTGAAGTCAGTAAGCAAGATGACATGACTCAATTTAGAACTATCTGAGTTGCTTAAAGAATTTCGGGAGTTGTTGAGGAACCAACTAGGTTACCTCCTCCTAGATCACTTGATCATCAAATTGTGTTGAAGAATGGAACCCTACCTATCTCGGTTAGACCCtacaaatacttttttttttttttataagaaagttGAGATTGAGAAGTTTGTGCTGGGTCTCTTGAAATCAGGTGTTATATAGAATGTGTATTGATTATAGAGCTTTGAACCAAGAaaccaacaaagaaaaattccccATTCATGTAATTGATGAGTTGCTGGATGATCAGTTGTTTGGAGCTCAAGTTTTTTCCAACTTAGATATGAGATTTGGTTACCACCATATCAGAGTGAGTGGGGAGGATTTGCGAAAGACAATGTTAAGGACCCATGAGGGTCATAATGAATTTTTAGTGATGTCATTTGGGTTCACCAATGCCCCTATCACTTTTCAAGAGTTGATATGATGTGTTTAAGCCTTTCTTAAGTACACTAGTGTATAGAAAGACTTATTTTGATCATATCGAGTACTTGAGAGCAATCTTGAATATTTTGAGGCAATACAAATTATTTGTGATGTTTTCTAAGTGCAAGTTTGGAGCAATTGAAGTAGACTATTTGGAGCATTTGATCTCGGCCATATGGGTTAAAGCTAGCCCAGCCAAGATCTCATCCATGTTGGAGTGGCTAGTTGTGTATTCTTTAAAATCATTTAGAGGGTTTCTTGGACTTACTGGCCAGTATAGGCAGTTCATCAAGGGTTACAGATCTATTGCAGCACCTCTAATAGCTTGTCGAAGTAAAATGCCTTTGAATAGACTCTACTCAATTCAAAACGCCCCATTTGCACATGAGCTTCGTGAGATGTTATACTGCCTGTTGCATCTCCTACTGCTTTGAGACTACTATTTTCTAACCCACTCTCAAGCCAATCAAAGTTACTTATATTATATCCGTGGCAATTAATGCAGCCAATTCAAAACTTGGAAAGGATGGAGGCTTTGAGAATTGAAGGAATTCTCGCACATGCATTCCTTCGAAAGTACCAATAAAGGGACGAATGGAATGAATTTGACATTCCACAATGTCAGATCATGACACAGGGTTTCTTCAGATGATGCCATCGTTTTTTCTATAATTGCATCTTCAGCCATACTTCCAGATTCTAATTTAATCTTGTCAAACTCCATGCTTCGATGTCTTTAGGGTCGTAGAATTCCAGTGATTCTTATTTCTTAATAGCATTTATCAGTTCTTCCTGGTAAAATCTTTGCGCGCGATTGCAGCCGGCTATTTGTTTGCATGAATTGCATGTGCTGCATGCAAGTATGATCCGATCCTTAATTCGTTGAAGATTTGATATTATCATGATAATAtcaaagtaaaattattttgatttgatttttataatgtttaaatagtcatcttatcttatctcaatgtaatttttctataaatagatatatacatatatatatatatatatatatatatatatatgccttttattcaataacaattcaaaaagtaaaattatagcATTCAAAGTCTCTTTCCTCcatcttcttttatattatattttattttctatcatccTCCCCGAAACTACATCCCCGAAACTACTTTTTAATTTGGCCAAAGAAGAATAACAAATGGCATGAATCATGAAGACAAACTGGCTGGCCGGCCTGATGACATACCAAACTTGCAAAGCTgcagtatatataataaacgATATGACAGGGCAAATTTGTCTTTAGCTTGAAATTATCAAAGAAACTTAGATTTTCTGCTTATAATATGAGACAATAATTAGAATATTCAATAGAATAAAGCTTCGTTTTAAAGTTAAACTACAAGCAATTGACTTTCGACGCATGTGCAAGTTAATTCGATGGCCTATATAAGTCTCTATAAAATGGTGCCAAGACTACAATATCCATATCTAGTAAGATCAAGAGAGTAATTAGGAAATCTCCGATAAAAAATGATTAGAGATTTTGTTTCTCTAGATGTTGGTGCCCATGCACATGATGAATTGGGTGTTGCATTGAAGAGCTCAAATGGACTACTTTTGGTGGGTATGGTTGTCATGTCTCTCTCAATTATATCAATGGTTATCTTTGCTTGTGGCAATGATAACAATGATAAAGGCCGTGGTGGTGGATGTGGAGGTGGAGGTTGTGGATCAGCaggaggtggtggtggaggtggaggtggaggttaTGGATCAGGAGGAGGTGGTGGTGATGGTGGAGGTTGTGAAGGTGGAGGTTGTGGCGGTGGAGGTTGTAGAGGTGGAGGGTGATAATTAAGAAAGATGTGAGAATTCACTAGCTAATTATGTCTTCCAATCTCTTCGTAGcattaagtatatatattatatatagagcaaattaaagaataattaaataacaacattaataaaagaatattattatatatattcgaTTTTCCagctagcatatatatatatatgcatgcagtaTTCTCTGTAAGCTAGTTAGCTGCATCTTCTCCTAATTTTGTTGTAGTTCATGAGCATAAAGAATATGGGAGTTATTGATGTGGCGATTTGCCCCCGTTTGTTTTCTACTTCCGCATTATCGATCTACATATGATTCAAAGTAAACAGCCGTTGAGTTTAGTATTATTGATCCTAAATACGAAGAGaagacaatatattatatatgcatgccaTCGTTGCATATATTTGGAGAAAAGTGAAAGCATATGTCAAGGCTCCGATTAATTAGATAGCAAAAGGAAACTGGTACTAAAAACCTAACTCTGAAATCCCTAATTTCCTCCCAAGTTGCTTCCTCTTCGACCGGACCGTGCCATTTCACAGGGATTAATTTTTATGCTTATTGGCAACGATACGATAGATACAAGTAGGAAGAAggggaagagaagaaaaaaatagagtttttgtGAGATAATTGAGCCTGGGCCGAAACTTTGGGCTTGGGTCTTACATGGGCCGGGTTATTATATTCCCCGCTCTTACAAAAATCCCTGAATTTGCAATAAAAAGTGCTTTCGTTGTATAAAGACCAACTAGTTACAACGGTTATGGATATGAACTATCTGCACAAATACCGATGCCATATATGTATTCGCAATCATAAAATTTCGTGGCTAAAAATGACTAATTGCAATAAAAAAAGATGATGTTTGGAATAGACGTTTCCAAACAAGGCATTTGTAAGAGTAGGACAACGGTATCTCATGGTTGCAAATCCTCTTTTGCATTGAAAATTTGACTTTTTGCAATCATTTTTTTCCATGCAATAATCAGATTTTTGGATCTGGACCCACCTACTTAGAATTTGAATGCAGAAGTAGATCacccagaaaataaaataaaataaagtgaaaTTTCCGGGATAAGGGAGTTCGAGAAAACGTACGACGGTCAACGAGTTCAATTCAGAATTATTCTTGGCCCAAGGATTCTTTGTGCAGGCAAATGCAATGTAGACACATTTTCATGGTTTCAAGATTTTCCAAATAATTCCATGCAGTTAGAACTTTTCTCCCAAGCAACGCGGGGCTCTCGTAAAGACTCAGAAgtcttctttttcaataaatatcaTCTCCAAGTGTTTGATCAATTGAACAGTTCAATACAGAAAAATATAGATACTGCATTAAATGCTCATCTGGAGTCGATACCTactgtttcaaaatttcagaagAGGACCATCTGATATAGTTAGGCAATTGAAGATGATGCCAAGTGACTGTGAAGGGACTGTAAAAGTTATCTTCTAAACTTTCTTAGTAAAACACGTGCAAGCCTGCAGATAAATTACAAGCAACCATAGAAAGAGAGAGGGCGCCGAAGAATATAGcaataaaaaggaaatatattGTGCTCAGACAAAATGCTAAGAGGAACTGCAAAAGACGAAAAGCTGATGCAGAGAAAGGTTTTTAGCAGGAATAGCAGACGAGAGTCGCTACAAGTTCTCCAAGGCAGGCACCTACCACTACACTGATAGATATATGACATACCTTTCAATTCCGTAAGAAAATACAACGTCGTCTCGATCGATTATCAGTTGAACTTATGCAACTACCATTTCTCACATTGCATCACCTAATGAAACCATAAAGAAATGGTCTATACATACTATTGTACCAGAAAAGTTTGCCTCCTGTAGCACACTAAACAGTCAAGGAAAACAGAGAAGAGTAGAGTAGAGCGCACTCTAGTTGCTTGACACAAGGCACAAATGGAAATAAACTTTTGATCCTTTCCCGTGTATTCTTCCTGATTTATACAGTAACATTatagcatgtatatatatacacatttcagTGAGACGAAGAATAATTACAATGATCAATCCTATGGCTGTCATGGACTCATTTAGTTACACAAGAATCTTCTGGAATCTTGACAGGTGTACTACTATGAGTAGTGCTTGGAGAAGATTCGTCTGGAGGCCTAGAGGTTGGTGGTGCACCTTGCTGCTGCTGGTGTGAGGGCAGTGTTGTCTCAATAGCCCCCCTCGAGTCAAGCCGCATTGGAGAGATGGTGAGGCTTGATCGAAGAAAATTGAACCGGGTAGTGAAAAGTGGCTTGGTGAAGATGTTGGCTATTTGATCCTTGCTTGAAACAAAGGAAACTTTGAGAGATTTGGCAGCCACACGTTCACGTACCAAGTGGTAATCAAGTTCCACATGCTTGGTGCGTGAATGTAAGACTGGATTTACAAACAAATAAGTTGTACCAATATTATCACACAAAAGTGTTGGAGGATTTGGTAGTGAAATACCAAGTTCTCTAAGTAGTGATTGTAACCAAATTAATTCACATGCAGTGTTGGTGACTAACTTGTCCTCCGCTTTGATTGATGAGCAGGCAATCGTGGGTTGTTTCTTGGATccccatgagataagatgtGAGCCAAGGTACACGCAAAATCCAACAGTGGATTTGCGATCATTAGGAAAACCGGCCTAGTCAGAATTAGAAAAGGCACACAAGGAAGTTTgagaagaagcaaaaaaaaaaagaagtccaAAATGGGGGTTAAGATGCAAATAACGCAAGATGCATTTAACGGCTTGGCATTGAGGTACGCAAAGGCTATGCATAAACTGGCAAACCTTGTTAACCTCAAAAGATATGTTTGGTCGTGTAAATGAAAGATACTGCAAGTCGCCCATAATACTTTGGTAAAGTTGTGGATCCTAAAAAGAGAGTCCAATCAAAACTGAGAGTTTTGTAGACAGGGACATGGGTGTTGAAACTGGTTTAGAATTAGGTATGTTGGTGCGTTTCAACAGATCCAATATGTATTTAGACTAAGACATAAATAGACCATTGGAGGTTCGACCAATTTCAATtcctaaaaaataatgtaatgaGCCGAGGTCTTTAATTGGAAAAGAAGAACTGAGAGCACTAACAAATTTGGAAATAAGGATAGTATTGGACTCAGTGACGATGATATCGTCAACATAGATCAACGCATATAGTGAAATTGTAGATGTAATGAAAATAAAGAGTGATGAATCTGATTTTGAAGCAATAAAACCATGAGATAATAGTTTAGTGCTTAATTTAGAGAACCAGGCCCGAGGGGCTTGTTCGAGTTCATAAAGGGACTTACGCAACTTACACACATAGGAAGGATGATCTGGATTTGCAAACCCTAGTGGCTAAAGCATGTAGACATCCTCCTCCAGGTCACCGTGTAGGAAGGCGTTTTGGATGTCCAACTGATGAAGGGGCCAGCCAGAGGAAACAACA
This genomic interval from Carya illinoinensis cultivar Pawnee chromosome 10, C.illinoinensisPawnee_v1, whole genome shotgun sequence contains the following:
- the LOC122278687 gene encoding rRNA 2'-O-methyltransferase fibrillarin-like — protein: MIRDFVSLDVGAHAHDELGVALKSSNGLLLVGMVVMSLSIISMVIFACGNDNNDKGRGGGCGGGGCGSAGGGGGGGGGGYGSGGGGGDGGGCEGGGCGGGGCRGGG